Genomic DNA from Methanosarcina sp. MTP4:
GAGAGGTGCTGATGACCTGCATCCGGGAAGGGGATGAGGTCTTTGTCCACTGTTCGGACATCCAGCTCCTGGACAGGGAAGCAGTCCTCACCGTACTTGCCTGGAAACCCACGACAGTCCTGGCTTCGGGGCCTCCAATCTACCTTTCCCACCGTGTCCCGGAAGCCAAAACGGAAGCTTTTGAAAATGGGCTCCTACTTGCAGGCAATGTTGATACGCTTATCCTTGACCACCATCTGCTCAGGTCCTTTTCCGGATACAGCTGGTTACAGGAACTGGGTGAAGCTGCAGGAAACAGGGGTGGAGTGCTCTGTGCTGCGGAATTTATGGGGGAAAAGCCGAATCTGCTGGAAGCCAGGAGAAAAGCCCTCTACAGAGAACTGCCCGTGCCCGAGGGCTGGCATGAAGCCTATGCAAGAGGAGAGGTGGGGTTTGAAGAGTACTCCGGATGGTAAAATGAAAGCTCAAGAGCCTTAATCGAATAAAAAAGTCACAACAGGTCCTGCAAATACGGGAGCCGAGTAATACGGGAATAGCTCACCTGCAAGTCCTTTTAGATTGGTTCCCTGTTAGATTGGTTCCCTGTTAGATTGGTTCCCTGTTAGATTGGTTCAGGCTCAGGCAGCTTCCTGTTCCGATTATCCTTCAGAGTTTTCGAGCTTTTCTATTCGGGTTGCCAGTTTCTGAAAGTGGTCAATATATTCATCTCCCCATACGCGGGCAGCGGGCTCGAAACTCATCATGTATTTCCGGTCAAAAACCGCTGATTTGGGGAAGAGAGCCATTGCCATGAAATTGTCTGCTACCATGAGTGAGGGGACTTTATCATTTTTCTTAAAGGTAAAAAGCTCGGCATTTTCAAGGCTAAGTAATTCTTCCGTTTCCGCCCTGTAATCTTCAACCCACCTTCTCAGGATCGGTTCGGGAATGAGGAGAGAAACTCTGATACCTTTCCGAGCCAGGTCAAGGTAATGAGAAGGAAAGAGGGGATGGAAGTAAGAAAGCAGCGCTCTTACCCTTTTAGCCTTTTTCATGTTTTCTACTAATAGGGGTATCAACTCAAACATGCGGTCAATATCGGGCTCAGTCGTGGTGCATTTCCCAAGTTCATTGATCCTGCGCAGGAGCTCCGGGGGAATTGTGACCATATCCCTGTTAGCCCAGTAGTCCACATTTTCTTCCAGCAGGTCAAGGGTGTCCAGCAGAGGTTTCATTTTTTCCACAACGACACTTCCGATATCGGTAAGTACGTAGAGGTCTTCTTCCTGGGTAACCAGGTGCTGTTCCTTGAGCTTCTTTAGCTGGGGCTGGACCGAAGTGGCATTGGCTTTGAGGATTTCCCTTATCGTTTCGATGTTTTTTGGGCCTTCCATTAAAAGAAGGAGTATATTCTTTCGTTTCTCGGAAAGGAAGAGCAGATCGACCAGTGGGTTTACCATAAGCATGCACCGTGGGAAAGGGTTACGGGATATTTTTGTGGGCGGCAGTTGTAGTGCGTGACAGTTTATATTCATTAATCGGGTGTTGATGGTTAAATGCGTGTTGCTTACTAATGCACATTAACCGGCGCACATTAATAAATGAACATTAACCGATGCATATTAACTAAGTGCATAACAATTAATAGTTGAGCATATATAACAAGATACAGATCAATTATTAATATATTTATTTTCCTATTATATATGTTGTGTGTTTATGATTTTCGAGTAGCTTTGCACAGTTTTTCCTCCCGGAAAATCTTTATTCAGGAACTCTATTTCAAAATGCATATATTTAGACCATATGTTATATATTATACAGAATAAATATTGTGCATGTTTGGGGAGGGTCTGCCTTAGTTTCCACTCGTTTACCCGTTTCTCTGGTCTCAGGGGAAATTGAAAATCCGCAGAGACCCACCGAGGAAGAGAAGGAACTTTTCCTTGCGATTGCCGAGCGCCTTATAAAAGCTTCGGAAAAAGAAATACTTCCCCATTCCATACACGATGTAGTTAAAAGTCTCTCAACGGAACCTTTCAGGAAAGAAATAAACTGCACTGTTTTTCAGGAAAGTCAGGTGGAAAAAGTCAGGATCCGGATAAGGACCCTGTTGATCAGCTGGGATGAGAGCCAGTCAGGTAAATTGGAAGAGGGAAGCTTTGGAGCCTATTCGTGGAACGAATGTGGGATTGGGATAAAGAAGGGAATTAAAACGCTGAAATTTACAAACTACCTAATGCTCAACCCCGAGGAACTGAGAGAAAAAGAAAGAGACGATTTCGGAAAAATAGAAAACGAAGGCCTGCTCTACCATGAACTGCTGCACGGTCAGCTCCTGATTGATGCCATGCAGGAAAACCTCTCCTGGCAGGAAAAAGTTTGCAGGCACGATTTTGATTTTACCCCCGTGGACCTGGAGCACAGGGTCATCTATGACTTTCAATCGGATTTCATGAAAAAATCAGCCGTTGAAAAGGGATACCAGCTCACGATAAAAAGGATAAAAACAAAATCCGAATACGGAAGCGAATTCGAATTTGTTCTGGGAGATGTCTCGGAATTTATTGGCAAAGGGGACATTACCCTGATGTACTACGTCCCCCCGGGCTGCGGTATAAGCAACATGGAGTTTGAGGTCCCCAGGGACGCCGCGAGAAACATAAAGACCAGAGGCCCCATAAAAATAAAAGGAAAAATCACCCCTAAAACCAGGCAGGGAAAATGCTACTACTGGGTCCTCCATTCAGGAGGGCATAAAAAGAGCAGTCTTTCCGGGCCCTGAACACTTCCGGAACCTCACCCTAATAAACTTTATTATTCCCAAATACAGGTTCTGCAGGATACGGTTTTAGAATACAGGATTCGGAACCGTATCCCACAAAACCCCGGGTTTGCAGCTATTTCCGGATTAGATCATGCCGGTTTTCCTTTCAGTTCCCCAGCAATTCCTGTTTCCGGTTTACACTTTCGTCAGTTATTCGGAGTATGGGATTTCCATACTCATACCTACTCCTCCCCCCAAAGGGAAATATGGAGCAAATGCCGACACAATTAAAATTATGTCTGTAAGTTACTCATGTATATTCTCACGCATAAATAGTTAATTGTTAAGGAAGTGCCAAACCTTATTAGCAGTATTAACAATTGCTATTATTTCACACTGAATGCACACTTTCCAGGATGAAATGAACTCCGGGACTTGGCATTAAACAAGCATTAAGGGATCAGAAACCAATACATGGGTTTGGAGAGATGGTTTTGCAGGTACATGGGTTTGGAGAGATGGTTTTGCAGGTACATGGGTTTGGGGAAAGGTATGGCTTTTGAAAGATGCGAGGGGATGAATGGGGAGGAAACTTTTACGGGACAGGAAAAAGGAGTACACAGCTACGACAGGCTTGCCCTGATACCGGGAAACTGCCTTTTCCCGTCCACGGATCGGCTGAAGCCTGACGAAAAAACCCTTTTCTTCATGGCCGAAGATCCGGGACTCTGTACACGCTACACTTTTCACAAACATAAACTGGTTTTCGTACTTTCGGCAATGCGTTCATACCGTGACTGGCTGGCCGAAAAATATGATGTGCTTTACTATCCGCTTCCCGGAAAAAAAGAGTCCGATTCCGGTGAAAACTTCAAAGAGTTGGAAAACCCGGTCACTTCGGAAAACTTTATCCCCTCAGCAAACTCGGGCAAACCCGGTTCCCTGCAAAAAACCAAAAACCTGACTTACGAGACAAAACTGAGGAATGTCCTGGAAAAGTACGGGATTGGAAAGATCGTTACCTATACGCTCGAAGACTCCTTTTTCAGGGAAAGCATCCTTGATTTCTGTGCCCGGAACGGGGTTGAGCTTGAAACGGTGGACTCTCCCGGTTTCCTAACCCCTGTGGAGACTTTCAGGGCTTATAAAGGGAAGAGGAAAAAGCTCCGCTTTAACGACTTTTACATCTGGCAGAGAAAACGCCTTGGAGTCCTGCTGACAGAAGACGGGCTTCCTGTTGGCGGCAAATGGAACCTTGACCGGGAAAACCGAAAACCTCTTCCCCGGAGACTGGAAGTCCCGAAACTTCAGGCTGCCCCTCAAACCGGGAATACGGAAGAAGTAATAGCCCTTGTAGACACCCTCTTTCCGGACCACCCCGGGAGGACTGAGAATTTTTACCTGCCCACGACAAGAAAAGCAGCCCTTGCCTGGCTGGACACCTTTCTCAAAGAGCGTTTCAGGTATTTTGGGCCTTACGAGGACGCCCTTGCAGAAGGGGAACCTTTCCTTTTTCATTCCGTACTTTCGCCCCTACTTAACTTCGGGCTCCTGACCCCCGGAGAGGTGGTTGAAAAGGCTATCGAAACTTACGAAAGGAGCACAGAAGCAGATGAAATATTCAGAAAGGTTGGGAAAGAAGATGATGAGGAGAGACTAAAAGAAAGTGAAAAAGAATATTTTCCGTTTTCAAGCCTGGAAGGTTTTGTGCGCCAGGTGATTGGCTGGAGGGAGTTCATGCGGGGGATGTACCACTGCTCGGAGATTGAGGGAAATTTCTTCGGGCACGAAAGGAAACTGGAAGGGCGCTGGTACCGGGGGGACCTGGGCATCGAGCCAGTAGACCGGGCCATCCGGCAGGTCCTGGAATACGGGTATGCCCACCACATCCAGCGGCTGATGGTGCTCGGGAACTTCATGCTGCTCTGTGAAATCCACCCTGCCGAAGTCTACCGCTGGTTCATGGAACTCTTCGTGGACTCCGCGGACTGGGTGATGGTCCCGAACGTCTACGGCATGAGCCAGTTTGCGGACGGCGGGAGCTTTGCCACGAAACCTTACATCTCGGGCTCAAACTACCTCCTTAAGATGGGGGATTATGAAAAAGGGGAGTGGTGCGAGGTCTGGGATGCCCTTTTCTGGAGCTTTATCGATAAAAACCGGGAGTTTTTCCTTAAAAACTACAGGACAGCCGTGCTGGTCGGGACCTGGGATAAAATGTCAGGGGAAAAGAGAAAAAAACTCCTGCAGGTAGCTGCACGGTTCCTGGATAAAACAGGTTAAAATCCGTTTAAAAATCAGGTACCTGCCAGGTTCTTTCAGGCTTCTCCGGACTTTCGGAACCTTAAGGTTTTTTTCAGGCTTTTTCGTATTTTTCCGTGACGTCCTCAATTATGCCCTGGAAATGGGTTGCGGCTCCTTCTTCATCCCTCTGGATAAAAGTCGTTTCTTCCACCCAGCGCACTTCCCCGGACTTTGTAAGGATGCGGTATTCACGGTTGAACATTTTTCCGCCTTCCTTGCAGTTCTCGTCGAGTTCGAGTTCCACCTGGAGCAGGTCATCAGGGTGGACGATCTTTCCGTAGAGGACCCTGCCGGAGATGAAGTCTTCGGGGGAATACCCAAACTGCCGGACGTTTTCGGACACGTAGAGCGTTGGCCAGTACTTATCGGCTTTCCACAGGAATACGACCATAGGGCTGTTGTTAATCACGGTCTCCAGGGCTTTTTCCCGGTCTAGCAAGGCTTTTTGTTTTTCCATGAGGGCTTTCTGGCTTTCCAGGGCATCCCTCAGGGCCCTTTCTTTTTCAATTTCTTCGGTAATGTCCCGGACTATTCCCTGAAAGTGGGTTACTTCCCCCAGGTCATCACGCTGTATAAAGGTTTTTTCTTCTACCCAGCGCACTTTTCCCTTACCGGTGAGCACCCTGTAGCGCTGGACAAAAATATCTTTTCCCAGTGCACAGCACCTGTTGAGCCCCGATCGGACCTTCTCCAGGTCCTCGGAATGCACGATGTTGCCATATACGATCCTGCCGGTAAGGAAATCTTCTGCGCTGTACCCCAGCAGGCTGACGTTTTCAGAGACATATTCCGCAGGCCAGTTTTCTTCCGCGGTCCACAGGAAAACCATCACAGGGCTGTTGTTGATCACGGTTTCCAGGACTTTTTGCCTATCCAGTGCCTCATCCAGAGCCTCTTCATCACTTTCAGCTAAATGATTGAATCCCATTGTAACTCCTCTCACTCTCAAGAACCCTTTTTTGGTAGTTCCGGGCAATTTGCCCGTGAAACTCCCAGGTAAATATAATATATTCTGAATATAAGATATGTTTTGATATCTTATAAATTGCTGTCCTTATGCACGGAGCCCGGAGAATGATAGTTTCAAGGGATGTAATTTGAATAGGAAAAAAGAGTCAGGTGATGCTCAAAGGGAAGAGTGGAAAGGAAGAGTGGAAAGGAAGAGTGGAAAGGAAGAGTGGAAATGGGAAGTGAAAGGAAAAAACGGATCTTGGAAAAAGACCCTGGAAAAGGACCTGAAAACTACGGCAAGTATTTCGGGGTTTGTTTTTCCTATCACAACTCAAAGGCCTGCATCTGCGGCAGCTGCCCTTCGTACCCGGGAAGCGGAAATATGTTCTGTGCAAGGGGAAAAAGCAGGCTAACAGATGACATGCTCCCTGAAAAGAAGGACGATTGCCTGTGCCGGGACTGTGAGCTTTACAGGAAGTTCCGCTTTGAAGGCCAGTATTTCTGCATGGGGGAATGAGGTGGATTTCGGTGCTTCAGCCCTGCAATCAGGCACCAATGTATGTTTTTTCAGAAGGACACTTTACCTTACGGATCATGCTTTTTACCGTCCCATTTTTCGTGCAACAAAAAAGTTATTTTAAAAGCCTTAAGGCGGACAGCACAGCCCTGTGCACCTGAGAATACGATTTTTTTCCTTATCTACTGTCCGTACTTGAGGCTTTCTTGCGGTTTTGTTTTCTCTGGCAGGCCGGACTCACGAGCCTTACTAACTTCCGGAATCCTGCCTGCTTTGAGTGATGAGCCCCAACTCATACTCAACACCTGCGGGTCTCTACTGTAGTTCACCCCTGTATTATATTACCTGGCTAGCTTTCTATTCAGCTCACCAGCCAATTATATATTTATACATATATATAGCCTGAATTGTCCTGGTTTTTCAAAAGCTCTGTGCCTTTACAACAAGTATGAGCAATTTCCTCTGACCCGGAATTTTTTATTCCTTTTAGAATTTTTAAGCGACTGCAAATTTTTCAGTAAATTTTTCATGAAGACGCCTACGATCGAAGGTTCTCCTGCAATTCTACAAATTTTAATTAAGTAAGAATATAATCTAGATAAAGTGAAGTGAAGTGAAATGATATGAAAGAATGAATGGAAACATAACAGATAAAATATAAAAAATAAAAGCCCGGAGATTGCAGCTATGCTTCCAACTGCAGGAATCTTCGGGCATTTTCCCATGTATTGTTTTTCCAGGCTTACATTATGGATTCGCTCGGCACTGCTGCTTCCTTCATCGCAGGCTCTGCAGTCTCGTTCTGGGAGTACAGCCAGAGCGGTACATAGAGGGCCAGCACCACGAACCCAACTATTGTGGAAGTCCATCCCACTTCAAGGCTGTTCAGGAAGATCACACCGATCAGGCAGAGCGGTAGGTTGAATATCCCGAAGGCGAAGGCGATATACTGCCAGCCTTTGGGGGCCTTGAAGGGCCTTTCGAGGCTTGAGAATTCCGGGTTCAGTTTTGCCTTCACATAGGCAAAGAGACTGATTCCGTTTGCGAAGACATAGCCGATAGAGGATGCTGCAAGGATGGCTGAGGGGGTCCCCAGGGTAATGAGACCAAGGTTGAAGACCGCGATCACGATCATGGCATTGACCGGGGTCCCGTGGCTGTTCATTTTACCAAAGAACTTCGGCAGGTTTCCTTCTTCGGACAGGGAGTACATTGCCCTTGAAGCTCCGAGGAAGGCGGTCTGGATGATCAGGACCATTGCTGCAATTAGCATGAGGATGGCAATGGCACCTCCTATGGGTCCGAGGGTCATCTGGGCAACCGGGAGCATCGGGGAGAAGGGCTCGGCCAGGATGCCTTCAATCCCAAGGGTCCCCGTACATGCTGCCTGGACCAGGATGAAGGTCACAAGACAGATCCCCCCGCAGATGAAGAGGGCTTTTGGGACATCGGACTTCGGTTCCTTGTACTCGGGCCCATAGATTGCTGCGGTTTCCCAGGCACAGGCACTCCACTGGGCCATTGCAAAGAGCCCGAGCAGGATCAGGACGTGCTCAAGGTCCCAGGACCATTCGGGAGGCAGCCAGGCGCCTGTGATATTACTCATTTCAAAGTGCCCGGTTACAAAGGGGGCAAGAGTGATTACGATAAGAGGGGCAAGGGCAAGTACGGCGAGGATATACCCGAGCGTTGCTCCGCCGGAAAGCCCGCGATAATTAACAACAATAAGGAAGAGGAATACAACTGCCCCGGATGCGATGTAGAGCGCCAGGTCAGGCACCCCGGCAAAGGCAGGGACAAGGCCTTTGAGGTAGCTTCCGATCAGGATTGCAAAGATCGCCAGCACCGGGTTCCAGGCAAACCAGTAACTCCAGGCGCTGAAACCTCCAAGGAGCTTGCTTTTGTCATACCTCGTGTTCTTATCTTTTGTCTTGAATACGCTCTGGGCATACCCGGGCAACCCTGAGGCTTTCGGGAACATGGTAGCAAGTTCTCCGTAAGCAAAGTTCTGCATGAAACCCTGGAATACGGAAAGAGCCCATATAATAATTGCAAAAGCCCAGACATAACTTGCAAAATAGCCGATGGATGGCAGGATCAGCACAGGGACCCCAAGAGCAATTGCAAGCCCTTGCTTCCAGTCTATTGTTCTTTGAAGCCCTCCGGCTTCGCTGCTTTCTTCAGTCATACTCTGCACACACTCCACATTTTTTTGGATTGAACGATGATTAGCTCCACTCTTGACAGCAATAAACAGGTTCCGTAATTTTAGAGGAGAAAACAGGATGTCCTGTCCGGAAAGAGGCCAGGATTCTTTCCAGGGAAAAGGCCTCCCGAAAAAAAGCTATCTTTATCCTCCGGGATCTGGATTAAAGGAGAAGCTCCTTTGCTTTGGTAACTGCTTCACTGGCGTTTTCAGCATAGCAGTCCGCGCTGATTTTGTCAGCCCAGGCCTGGGTGGCGGGTGCGCCTCCAACCATTACCTTGACGTTCTCCCTCATACCTTCCTCTTTCAGGAGCTCGATGACTTCCTTCTGGCCTGGTAGGGTTGTGGTCATCAGGGCAGACAGTCCAATCATGTTTGCTTTGACTTCCTTTGCCTTTTCAATAAAGTTCCTGAGAGGGACGTCCCTTCCAATGTCATGGACTTCAAAACCTGCAGACTGGAGCATGGTAGAAACAATAGACTTCCCAATATCGTGTACGTCCCCCTCTACGGTCCCATTCACGATGACCCCGAGCTTTTTACTCTCACTGCCTTCTGGCATGTTGGCTTCAAGAACTGCGACCCCTGCGGTCATTGCATCTGCAGCCATCATCACATGGGGCAGGAAAAGTTTCCCTCTTTCGAAAAGGACTCCGACCTCGTTCATGCCTGCTGCAAGTCCTTTCTCAATGATTTCTGCAGGTTCCATTACTTCTTTTGCCTTTTCTACGGCAGCGAGTACTGCGTCCTTCTTACAGGAGATAATCGCATCCGAAAGTTCCTGAATTAATTCTTCTTTGTTTGCCATTTTTAAAACCTCCATTCATAGGAAAACCGTTTTGCTCCTGATAGGGACAGGGCTGATCCTTTTTCATCTGCCATTTTCAACCTCTGTTGTGTGTCATGAAACAGTCCGGCTTTCTGAAGTACAGGGATAATCTGGAAATCTGAATAACCCTGATTGCTTTTCTTTTTGTTTTCAAAAATATTTAGCCTAGCCCATCCTGTTTTTACCAGAATGCCGGGAATTGGGCGCTATTCCGATCTCCGAGAAGGTCAGAAGGCATTGGCAGGGATAAAGAGATTCAGGAAGGCAGATGTGCCAGATCCCTTCAGGGGGATAACGGCGTTAATTATGCGCATATACACAGGGGGCTGGTATAGCGCAAAGGATTAGCATGGCGCAAGAGGTTGGCCATACGCGGGAGATTAGTATATATGGAAATGCTTGAATAATTAGAGTAGACCTGTTCGGGGTACAATATAGAAAGATCTGTTCAAAGTACAATATATAGGATATAGTATACAGGGTATTCAGTATAGTATACAGGATACGGAGAAGTTTCACTTCCTCGTACCTTCATCTCTCTGCTTATTGCTGCTTTATTGGGGTCCGGGACCGGAAGCCACGATAAAAAGCACAATATTTTTATAAATCGTAAGTATATAATATGATTGAAATGAGCTCTTCGTTATGTGATACACTCTGGCTTTCCGAGAAAAGGAAAAACCTGCTCCTTCTGTTGATGGAGGGTCCAAGGGATATGGGACAAATCAAAACGTCCCTGAACGTGACCTCCAAAGCCATGACGCCCCAGGTAAAGATCCTGCTGAAAGATGAACTGGTCGTCCTGGAAGAGGATTCCTACGAGCTTTCGGAAATCGGCAGGCTTGTTGTCGGGAACATGCTCCCCCTCCTTAATACCCTGGAGGTTATTGAGGATAACCGGGAATACTGGGCTAGCAGGGACCTTAGCATCCTTCCTGAAAATCTTTTCCTGAGGCTCGGGGAACTTGGGGAATGCATGCTTATCGAACCCGACCTCAACCACATGTTCGACCTTCCCAGGGAGTTTACGGAAAACCTGAAAAAAGCCGGGAAAATCCTTACCCTGGTTTCCTATTACCACCCACTCTACCCTTCCCTGTACTCGGAACTTGCGGAAAGCGGGGTTGAAATGTCAATAGTGGTTACCGAACCTGTGCTTGACCGAATGAAAAACGAGTGCAAGGAAGATTTTGAGACCATCATTAATGCGGAAAATACTCAGCTAGAAGTCTGCAGCGAAAAGCCGGGACTGCCAACCCTTGCCATCACGGACCGCTTCATGTACCTCTGCCTCTTTGATAAGCAGGGGAAATATGACCACAGTAAAATCATGAGCTTTGATGCAAGTGCCCTGAAATGGGGCAGGGAACTGTTCATGCATTACCGGAAAGAAACCCGGAAAGTATCAGATGCCTGAGAATGCGGGTATTTTCAAGAAGAAGTAAAATGAGAAGTCCGAATTCGGGTTTTACTCGAGAGTCATTGCCTTAAGCTTCCCTTAATCATTTCCTTCATTCGTCCTTCCCTTAATCATTCTTCCCTTCATTCGTCCTTCCCTTAATCATTCTTCCCTTCATTCGTCCTTCCCTTAATCATTTTTCCCTTCATTCGTCCTCCCCCTTACTCCTTCACAGCAAGCCAAAAAACACAGGATTGAACCCATCATGAGATTCAAGGATGTCCCATTAAAAACCAAACTGATCCTTTACATCGTAATCGGGGTCTTGCTGGTTCTGGCAGCTTCCATGGGGGTTATCATCTCCACGGTTACCTCCCAGGAAGAAAAGCTGGCATACCAGCAGTCGGTAGAAATGTCCGCCAATTATGCGAACCGGTTCGATGCGGACATGAAAGCCAACTTTGCCATAGCAAAGACGATTTCCAACACCATGGACAGCTATGAGGCTTCGGATAGGGAAGAAGTCCTGGGCATCCTGAAAAACCTGCTTATTGAAAACCCCCTCCTTCTAGGGACATACGTAGCTTACGAACCAAATGCCTTTGACGGGAAGGACGCTGAGTTCGTAAATTCTTCCGGCCATGATTCCACGGGCAGTTTTGTTCCTTACTGGAACAAAATGAACGGGCCGATTGTTCTGGACCCGCTGCTCCACTACGAGCACTCGGACTATTACCAGCTTCCAAAGGAAACGAAAGGAGATTTGCTTACAGAGCCCTATTACTACGAAGGCGTGTTCATGATGAGTTATGTCTCCCCGATCTTTAAAGACGGAGAGTTCGTAGGGATAGGAGGAGTGGATGTGTCCCTGGAATACGTGGACGAGGTAGTCAGCGAGGTAAGGACCTTTGATACGGGCTATGCTTTTATGGTGAGCAACACAGGGACATTCCTTTCCCACCCTACCCATAAGGACTGGATCGGGGAAAAAGGCCTCCATGATTTTGGGGAAGAGGACCTGGAGAAAGCCAGCAAGGACATTAAAAACGGGGTGGGAGGGCATCTGGAGACCACGGACCCTACAACCGGGAAAACCATTGTAATGTTCTACGAGCCCGTGGAAACGGGCAACTCCGCATTCGTCCTGGTCATCCCCAAAGAGGAAATGCTGGCCGGGGTGACAGCCCTCAGGAACAGGCTGCTCATAATCTCGGCTGTCTCGATCCTCTTCATGGCCGCCCTTGCCTGGATGATCGCCCGGTCCATTACAAGGCCAATTGATGAAATTGTTGAAGGGTTCAGCTGCATCGCTGATGATGCGGTAAAAGGAAAACTCGACAGCAGGGCAGATACCGACGTGGAAGTTGACTTCCGGGAAATCCCGCGGGGACTGAATAAGATCCTTGACGCGGTAATCGTCCCCATCCGGGAAACCATGAGGGTGACCAATGCCCTTGCGGAAGGGGAACTGAAAGAAAGGGTCAACCTGGATGTCGAGGGTGAGTTCAGGGAACTCGGGGATACCCTTGACAAATTCTCCGAGACCCTCAACACGATAATCGATGACTCGAATGCGGTCCTCACCGCCTTTCAGAATAACGATTTCAAACATCCGGTCAGGGTCCACGGGCAGGGAGACTTCAAGCTCCTGACCGACGGGATAGAAGAAGCCCGCCGCTCCCTGGGCAGGGTCACGGCCGAGCGCAGGGAAGCTGAAAAAGCTCTGCTGGCTTATGCAATGGAGCTTGAGCAGTCCAACAAGCTGAAAGAAGATATGGAAAGGGTTGTTAATAACAGCCCTGTGGTTGCTTTCCTCTGGAAATACGAAGATAAGTGGCCCGCAGAGTTCGTTTCGAAAAACGTCACCCGGTTTGGGTATGAGGTTGAGGATTTCACTTCTCAGCGCGTCCTGTACGGGGATATAATCCACCCGGATGACCTCAAGATAGTAGAATCCGAACTGGTAAAGAACGTGGAGTCAGGTTCGGACGCTTATTCCCTGGAATACCGGATCTTCACTAAATCCGGAGAATTGCGCTGGGTTGATGAGAGGACCTTTGTCCAGAGGGACCTGAAGGGCGGGGTTCACCTGCAGGGTGTCATTCTGGATATCACAGAGCATAAGAAGGCTGAGGATGCCCTGCTCCTGATTGAAGAAGTCCGGAAAAAAGAAATCCATCACCGGATTAAGAACAACCTTCAGGTAATTTCAACCCTGCTTTATCTGGAATCCGGGAACTTCGAGGACGAGAAAGTAATCGGGGCTTTCAAGGACAGCCAGCACCGGGTCAAGTCCATGGCCCTGGTCCACGAAAAGCTTTACCAGTCCGAAGACATGGTAAGCGTGGACTTTGCAGACTATATCCAGAACCTTACCAATTACCTCTTCCAGTCCTATTCCATTCGAAACGGAAATATCAGTCTGAAACTTGACGTGGACAGGATCTTCCTAGGAATGGATACGGCAGTTCCTCTGGGAATCATCATCAACGAGCTGGTCTCAAATTCCCTGAAACACGCTTTTGCGGAAAAGGACAGCGGAGAGATCAACATCAGCTTGAAAAGGGATGAAAACAGTACGGCTGAAAATCCTGAAGAGTACTTTTTACTTGATGTCAGAGACAGCGGTGTGGGTTTCCCGGAAGACCTCGATTTCAGGGACACGGATTCTCTGGGTCTTCAGCTGGTGGTTTCCCTTGTTGACCAGATCGAAGGTGAAATCAGGCTTGACACGAGTAAAGGAGGAACCGAATTCTTCATCTGGTTCAAGGAGTTGAAATGCAGGACAAAATTATGAAGGAGTTTACAATGACCGAAGGAAGGATTCTTGTCGTCGAAGACGAGCATATAGTTGCAATGGGCATTAAGAAGATGCTGAAGAGCCTGGGGTACCAGGTAACAGGGATA
This window encodes:
- a CDS encoding winged helix-turn-helix domain-containing protein, whose amino-acid sequence is MGQIKTSLNVTSKAMTPQVKILLKDELVVLEEDSYELSEIGRLVVGNMLPLLNTLEVIEDNREYWASRDLSILPENLFLRLGELGECMLIEPDLNHMFDLPREFTENLKKAGKILTLVSYYHPLYPSLYSELAESGVEMSIVVTEPVLDRMKNECKEDFETIINAENTQLEVCSEKPGLPTLAITDRFMYLCLFDKQGKYDHSKIMSFDASALKWGRELFMHYRKETRKVSDA
- a CDS encoding histidine kinase dimerization/phosphoacceptor domain -containing protein, translated to MRFKDVPLKTKLILYIVIGVLLVLAASMGVIISTVTSQEEKLAYQQSVEMSANYANRFDADMKANFAIAKTISNTMDSYEASDREEVLGILKNLLIENPLLLGTYVAYEPNAFDGKDAEFVNSSGHDSTGSFVPYWNKMNGPIVLDPLLHYEHSDYYQLPKETKGDLLTEPYYYEGVFMMSYVSPIFKDGEFVGIGGVDVSLEYVDEVVSEVRTFDTGYAFMVSNTGTFLSHPTHKDWIGEKGLHDFGEEDLEKASKDIKNGVGGHLETTDPTTGKTIVMFYEPVETGNSAFVLVIPKEEMLAGVTALRNRLLIISAVSILFMAALAWMIARSITRPIDEIVEGFSCIADDAVKGKLDSRADTDVEVDFREIPRGLNKILDAVIVPIRETMRVTNALAEGELKERVNLDVEGEFRELGDTLDKFSETLNTIIDDSNAVLTAFQNNDFKHPVRVHGQGDFKLLTDGIEEARRSLGRVTAERREAEKALLAYAMELEQSNKLKEDMERVVNNSPVVAFLWKYEDKWPAEFVSKNVTRFGYEVEDFTSQRVLYGDIIHPDDLKIVESELVKNVESGSDAYSLEYRIFTKSGELRWVDERTFVQRDLKGGVHLQGVILDITEHKKAEDALLLIEEVRKKEIHHRIKNNLQVISTLLYLESGNFEDEKVIGAFKDSQHRVKSMALVHEKLYQSEDMVSVDFADYIQNLTNYLFQSYSIRNGNISLKLDVDRIFLGMDTAVPLGIIINELVSNSLKHAFAEKDSGEINISLKRDENSTAENPEEYFLLDVRDSGVGFPEDLDFRDTDSLGLQLVVSLVDQIEGEIRLDTSKGGTEFFIWFKELKCRTKL